One Bdellovibrio bacteriovorus str. Tiberius DNA segment encodes these proteins:
- a CDS encoding lipoprotein, with protein MEPLNKILLFAVLALAVSACGVKGRPLPPLNPAPLGRGEPTFKDANQAPNPKKKTIKKNQDDDTAAETEER; from the coding sequence ATGGAACCACTGAATAAAATCCTTCTGTTTGCAGTATTGGCCCTGGCTGTCTCCGCGTGCGGAGTCAAGGGCCGTCCCCTGCCACCACTGAACCCGGCGCCGCTGGGCCGTGGTGAGCCGACCTTCAAGGATGCCAACCAAGCACCGAATCCAAAAAAGAAAACCATCAAAAAAAATCAGGATGACGACACCGCCGCCGAGACGGAGGAGCGATGA
- the dapF gene encoding diaminopimelate epimerase produces MNRLLPLSITKMSGAGNTFSLIDARKGSVWADLEKTLGMTRPQFAKLVCDRVLGLSTDGFLLIEDGSEGFDFHWDFYNNDGSTAEMCGNAARCAARFCYDTLDAKGTGILRFKTGAGLVVAQILGNSRIRVKMPEARFIQELIELKTKSSSTEKFALVNTGVPHLVQKIHAFSDTVALKDMAREARSHHDLQPAGANVTFFAEETAGKIRAVTFERGVEDYTLACGTGAVAAALVHSNESKDTSVEVQMPGGSMQVTFISGDPHPLMEGDAVFVGDFKYNLEVVG; encoded by the coding sequence ATGAACCGACTGCTACCGCTTTCCATCACCAAGATGTCCGGAGCGGGAAATACATTTTCACTGATTGATGCCCGCAAAGGATCGGTGTGGGCGGATCTGGAAAAAACCCTGGGCATGACTCGCCCGCAGTTTGCCAAACTGGTGTGTGACCGCGTTCTGGGTCTGAGCACCGATGGTTTCTTGCTGATTGAAGATGGCAGCGAAGGTTTTGATTTTCACTGGGATTTTTATAACAACGACGGCTCCACCGCGGAAATGTGCGGCAATGCTGCCAGATGTGCGGCCCGTTTTTGCTATGACACTTTAGATGCCAAAGGCACGGGCATCCTGCGCTTTAAAACCGGCGCGGGCCTTGTGGTGGCGCAGATTCTGGGTAACAGCCGCATCCGCGTAAAAATGCCGGAGGCGCGCTTCATCCAGGAGTTGATTGAACTTAAAACCAAATCCAGTTCGACGGAAAAATTCGCCCTGGTAAACACCGGTGTTCCGCATCTGGTGCAAAAGATCCATGCGTTTTCAGACACCGTGGCTTTAAAAGACATGGCCCGCGAAGCCAGATCCCATCACGATCTGCAACCCGCAGGTGCCAACGTCACTTTCTTTGCCGAGGAAACAGCCGGGAAAATCAGAGCCGTGACTTTCGAGCGCGGGGTCGAGGATTACACTCTGGCCTGTGGCACGGGCGCTGTGGCGGCGGCTTTGGTTCACAGCAATGAAAGCAAAGATACCAGCGTGGAAGTGCAAATGCCCGGTGGATCAATGCAAGTGACGTTCATCAGTGGTGATCCCCACCCGCTGATGGAAGGTGATGCGGTTTTTGTCGGGGACTTTAAATACAATCTTGAGGTGGTAGGATGA
- the dapA gene encoding 4-hydroxy-tetrahydrodipicolinate synthase, whose translation MKNFKGTFTALVTPFKNGKIDYASLDKLLKQQLTGGVDGFVVNGTTGESPVLTSSEKAELFKHIRNICGDKVVLIMGTGSNNTAQTIEDSRKAEEMGADAILVVVPYYNKPPQRGLYEHFKAVASSVKIPTILYNVPGRTITSLESSTIRDLSKVTGVVGIKEATGKIDLASEIIKACGSEFVMLSGDDGTYVEFLGAGGHGVISVASHVIPAQMVQWKKWVSEGALEKARADIAKYNDMINLLFVEANPIPVKKALQLMGILDSAELRLPLVELGSENTAKLQAEMKKVGVL comes from the coding sequence ATGAAAAATTTCAAAGGCACGTTCACCGCACTGGTAACGCCATTTAAAAACGGAAAAATTGATTACGCTTCTTTGGATAAGCTTTTAAAACAACAGCTGACTGGCGGCGTGGATGGTTTTGTCGTGAACGGTACGACAGGTGAAAGCCCGGTGCTGACTTCTTCTGAAAAAGCCGAGCTGTTCAAGCACATCCGCAATATTTGCGGTGACAAAGTTGTTTTGATCATGGGAACCGGGTCCAACAACACGGCCCAAACGATTGAAGATTCCCGCAAAGCTGAAGAAATGGGTGCGGATGCCATCCTGGTCGTAGTTCCTTACTACAACAAACCACCACAGCGTGGACTGTATGAACACTTTAAAGCCGTGGCGTCTTCGGTGAAGATCCCAACGATTCTTTACAATGTCCCCGGCCGCACGATCACATCCCTTGAAAGCAGCACCATTCGTGATCTTTCCAAGGTCACGGGCGTGGTCGGCATCAAAGAAGCCACGGGCAAAATTGATCTGGCCAGTGAAATCATCAAAGCCTGCGGCAGTGAATTTGTGATGCTGTCCGGGGATGATGGCACGTATGTGGAATTCCTGGGCGCTGGCGGTCACGGGGTGATCTCGGTGGCGTCACATGTGATTCCCGCACAAATGGTTCAGTGGAAAAAATGGGTGTCTGAAGGCGCCCTTGAAAAAGCCCGCGCGGACATCGCGAAATACAACGACATGATCAATCTGCTTTTCGTTGAAGCCAACCCGATCCCGGTGAAAAAGGCTTTGCAATTGATGGGCATTTTGGATTCTGCAGAACTGCGTTTGCCACTGGTGGAGCTGGGTTCTGAAAACACCGCAAAACTTCAGGCCGAAATGAAAAAAGTGGGTGTGCTGTGA
- a CDS encoding 4-hydroxy-tetrahydrodipicolinate reductase, with translation MKKIKIGLMGSAGRMGQEIAGVIKANPRCELVYAPLRAEKWDSKKANQVDVWIDFTSPEALKDVLKKASEAKTPVVCGTTGFSKKEKELLKTYSKKIPVLWSSNMSLGVAVLNEALKAFSAISHFDFQIEEIHHNRKKDRPSGTAITLQENLEKAVDKKLPEALAIRGGGVFGVHKIFAMSDEEVLTFEHTALNRTVFAKGSVQAAEWLVKQKPGLYQIRDVLFGKNK, from the coding sequence GTGAAGAAAATCAAAATCGGCCTGATGGGTTCGGCCGGTCGCATGGGTCAAGAGATCGCCGGGGTGATTAAAGCCAATCCCCGCTGCGAACTGGTGTATGCTCCACTGCGCGCGGAAAAATGGGATTCCAAGAAAGCCAATCAGGTGGATGTGTGGATTGATTTCACTTCACCAGAAGCTTTGAAGGATGTTTTGAAAAAAGCCAGCGAAGCCAAAACACCGGTGGTGTGCGGAACGACGGGCTTTTCCAAAAAAGAAAAAGAGCTGCTTAAAACCTACAGCAAAAAAATCCCGGTTTTGTGGTCTTCCAACATGAGCCTGGGTGTGGCTGTGCTGAACGAGGCGCTGAAAGCCTTTTCTGCGATTTCGCACTTTGATTTCCAGATTGAGGAAATCCATCACAACCGCAAGAAAGACAGACCTTCCGGAACTGCGATCACCCTGCAGGAGAATCTGGAAAAAGCTGTGGATAAGAAACTTCCTGAAGCTTTGGCCATCCGCGGAGGCGGCGTGTTTGGCGTGCATAAGATCTTTGCCATGAGTGATGAAGAGGTTCTGACCTTTGAACACACGGCTTTGAACCGCACCGTCTTTGCGAAAGGCTCTGTCCAGGCGGCAGAGTGGCTGGTGAAACAAAAGCCCGGTCTTTATCAGATCCGCGATGTTCTTTTCGGAAAAAACAAATGA
- the fsa gene encoding fructose-6-phosphate aldolase — translation MKFFIDTAEIEEIRQANLRGWVDGVTTNPSLIAKSGKDFHTVIKEICKEITGPVSAEVISLQHEEMVREGKELAKLASNVVVKIPMCEDGMIAVKKLKSEGIKTNVTLVFSPMQALLAAKAGATMVSPFVGRLDDIGVEGMQMVDQVIQMYRNYDFETEVLVASVRSPMHIQLAAEMGADIATIPFKVMQSMTHHPLTDKGIKMFMDDWNKAQKK, via the coding sequence ATGAAGTTTTTCATTGATACAGCAGAAATTGAAGAAATCAGACAAGCCAATCTTCGTGGTTGGGTTGACGGTGTTACTACAAATCCTTCTTTGATCGCAAAAAGCGGCAAGGACTTCCACACTGTGATCAAAGAGATCTGCAAAGAGATCACGGGTCCAGTATCTGCCGAAGTGATCAGCCTTCAGCACGAAGAAATGGTTCGTGAAGGTAAAGAGCTGGCGAAACTGGCTTCCAACGTTGTGGTGAAAATCCCGATGTGTGAAGACGGCATGATCGCTGTAAAAAAATTGAAATCTGAAGGCATCAAGACCAACGTCACACTGGTGTTTTCTCCGATGCAGGCATTACTTGCTGCTAAAGCGGGCGCGACGATGGTTTCCCCGTTCGTGGGTCGTCTTGACGACATTGGTGTTGAAGGCATGCAGATGGTTGATCAGGTTATTCAAATGTACCGCAACTATGACTTCGAGACTGAAGTATTGGTAGCCAGCGTAAGAAGCCCGATGCATATCCAACTTGCAGCTGAAATGGGCGCGGACATCGCGACTATTCCGTTCAAAGTCATGCAATCCATGACTCACCATCCGTTAACTGACAAAGGTATCAAGATGTTCATGGATGACTGGAACAAGGCTCAGAAGAAATAA
- a CDS encoding tetratricopeptide repeat protein, giving the protein MRMTVMRAALTAALSFFALPAFSQTKLPKSETYKDIIEKAYNLSLQRDRTQALNILSSAIQRETRPQAVAELKKTVSEVSNIFFSDKSQQLYETGVSLRKADVNQALDKVSEAARIEPDNFPIVIEMARLMIAKGDCKAGLETVKKQLLVVPFDEDLKLTQAQALACQTKWPEYQKVYDTVAVKKSPLQKYWYALEVQKFLDLNNPLKTQETLGLLKKADEKYPESFYWQWKVAHSQKRMNTEQAQKYVMTCKNISANQYRQYMIDPMLCRRVLEVEGELKGMNGTTE; this is encoded by the coding sequence CAAACTTCCAAAGTCTGAGACCTACAAAGATATTATCGAAAAAGCCTACAATTTGAGTCTGCAGCGTGATCGCACCCAGGCGCTCAATATTCTTTCCAGCGCGATTCAAAGAGAAACCCGCCCCCAGGCGGTGGCTGAACTTAAAAAAACCGTCAGCGAAGTTTCCAACATCTTTTTCAGCGACAAGTCCCAGCAGCTTTATGAAACCGGCGTGTCTTTGCGCAAGGCCGATGTGAATCAGGCTTTGGACAAAGTTTCGGAAGCCGCGCGCATTGAGCCAGACAATTTCCCGATCGTGATTGAAATGGCGAGACTTATGATCGCCAAGGGCGACTGCAAGGCGGGCTTGGAAACTGTAAAAAAGCAGCTTCTGGTGGTGCCTTTTGATGAAGATCTGAAACTGACCCAGGCCCAGGCTTTGGCGTGTCAGACCAAGTGGCCGGAATACCAGAAAGTCTATGACACGGTGGCTGTGAAGAAGTCTCCGCTGCAGAAATACTGGTACGCCCTGGAGGTTCAAAAGTTTCTGGATCTTAACAATCCGCTAAAAACTCAGGAAACCCTGGGTCTTTTGAAGAAAGCGGACGAAAAATATCCTGAATCCTTCTATTGGCAGTGGAAAGTGGCTCATTCTCAGAAAAGGATGAACACCGAGCAGGCTCAGAAATACGTGATGACCTGCAAAAACATTTCTGCGAACCAGTACAGACAGTATATGATAGACCCCATGCTTTGCCGCCGCGTTTTGGAAGTCGAAGGCGAGCTTAAGGGGATGAATGGAACCACTGAATAA